The DNA region GTGGGGGACATGACTTTCGTTTTTCTTCCTTAGCTACAACTTGTCGAAGATGTCTTTTATGCCTCTCCTCGTCCTCTTTAGCTATTTCCTCAATGATATCTGGTAAGCTGTGACCAAGGGACAAAGCAATTCTTAGAGTGTAATCTTCACCAGCGTACTCTAGAGACAAAAGTTGTATAAGTAATAACCCATCAATTTCTTTAGAAAGCTTCTTGGCCTCTCTCGCTTCTGCTTCCTTTTTAAGCTGTTCTTTACGCCTAGCTCTCTTATTTAAGACGACTGTTGTCaccctctttgtttttaaaGGCCTGCACCATGTTTTTTCAAGCAACATGAATCGTGGCATTTTAGTTTTGATGGCCTTATGATGCATGGAACAGAATATTagcaatataaaaaaaaaaattgggctcacctttTCTCGGATGCAGCATCCCCATTCTCATCCAAATTTTCTTGATTCATATCATCATCAGTGCCTTCATCTGCCTCGAGAAAATACATCTAATAAAGTAGATTGGTCCCGTAAGGTTCACAGTTatgtacaaaaaaattaaactaacaTAAAATATTTGTCGTTATGACTTCATGTCTATCTGGTTTATTGTGACAAAAATGATAGGAACAAAAGACACTcacttcttcttcatcaacagcctCCCCAGGAACGGTTAAAGGAACCGGTTGAGCTCCTAGCTCTTTTTTATAGACTTTCCCCATTTCTTCTGCAACAGCATGAGCCAATGTTTCCTGGATTGAGAAAACGAGGCAAAGATGAGAGAACTTTACGCCATACAAGCTAAAAGGTTAACCAaaaaaaagtaccaaatggCAGATATTAAGAAATTACCTGATGACTTTCAAATGTGGGATTGAATGAGGATCCCGGAGGCTCAACTTCTACGGCAGGAATAATTGATGgcttcttcatcttcaaaaattcaataaaatctaTCAACTAAGAGCCATGGAATGTTTGCTAAAACTGTGACTATTCAAACAATAACACAGCAGCCAAATGCTGCTTCAGATTCTATATGACTCCTAGATAAGATGCGATCCATGATGCATCTTAGCGCATTACCACTAGTGGAATTAGAGTTACAGAAACAGACAAGAACCAATATGAACAACAATATGATCATATTCTTGAACTTAAACGACAAGCCTTACCTTCTTGGTTTTTTTGTTGTCGTCACCTGCGTGAGAGTTAAAAACAGTCAATGTAATGCACAGAACCgtataataaaagaaaaaaaaagtaataaaatagtGGAAACAATGCCATAGATGTTAAGGTTGAGGAACCTGTATATCCCCATAAGTCAGCCATGCCAGAATGTGAGACAGAACCCTGTGAGATttcaaactaaaattaatacaaAACTGCTAGAACTAGATAACATCTGcagttttacatataacaacTGACCTTAGGACTCCATTCAGATCCATCCATCAGTTCTGGAACCTTTTTATGTGCTTTCTTGGATTTCTTCTGTGTCGAAGAATGCACTGGTTGTACAAATGGGTTTTTCTGTAGCATGCTCTCAACGTGGAGTACTTTCTGTCTATGTTtttcaatcttcctcttcaccGAAAGATCTGGTCAGACCAAAGCACACAAGTTCAGTTCCACTAACTAAAGAAAATGAGTAAGAAAACAGAGAgcataaaacaaaagaaaggaactGAACTGGACCACACTAGTAAGTATACTTATC from Malus domestica chromosome 01, GDT2T_hap1 includes:
- the LOC103437774 gene encoding ribosome biogenesis protein NOP53-like, which codes for MGKKAKTSRKGKKAWRANISTDDIHDFFEQSTKDALSGGSLASAAAESLFFEDKSKDLSVKRKIEKHRQKVLHVESMLQKNPFVQPVHSSTQKKSKKAHKKVPELMDGSEWSPKGSVSHSGMADLWGYTGDDNKKTKKMKKPSIIPAVEVEPPGSSFNPTFESHQETLAHAVAEEMGKVYKKELGAQPVPLTVPGEAVDEEEMYFLEADEGTDDDMNQENLDENGDAASEKRPLKTKRVTTVVLNKRARRKEQLKKEAEAREAKKLSKEIDGLPDIIEEIAKEDEERHKRHLRQVVAKEEKRKSCPPRLGKHKFEPAPIQVLLSEEITGSLRKLKGCSTLVKDRFKSLEKRGLIPPKPNKRK